In one Buchnera aphidicola (Pemphigus immunis) genomic region, the following are encoded:
- the eno gene encoding phosphopyruvate hydratase, with protein sequence MSKIMKIISREIIDSRGNPTIEAEVHLEGGFVGMAASPSGASTGSREALELRDNDKSRFLGKGVTKATALINGPISSAIYKKDARDQENIDSIMINLDGTKNKSNLGANSILAVSLATAKAAAAAKGMPLYQHIADINGTSGIFSMPLPMVNIINGGKHANNNLDIQEFMIQPIRAKNIKEAIRISSEIFHILAKILKEKGMNTAVGDEGGYAPELSSNESALKIIKEAVEKSGYILGKDITLAIDCAASEFYNSYTKKYRLKNEKKLFNSHEFTNYLYNLSKKYPISSIEDGQDESDWEGFFHQTKKLGNKIQIVGDDLFVTNTDILYQGIKKGIANSILIKLNQIGSLTETLAAIKMAKKANYTVIISHRSGETEDASIADLAVGTASGQIKTGSVSRSERTAKYNQLIRIEETLGNEFAPFNGIKEIKNYKLI encoded by the coding sequence ATGTCTAAAATAATGAAAATTATATCTCGAGAAATAATTGATTCCCGAGGTAATCCAACTATCGAAGCTGAAGTACATTTAGAAGGTGGATTTGTTGGTATGGCAGCATCACCTTCTGGAGCTTCTACCGGATCCAGAGAAGCATTAGAACTACGCGATAATGATAAATCAAGATTTTTAGGAAAAGGAGTAACTAAAGCTACTGCACTAATAAATGGTCCTATATCTTCTGCAATTTATAAAAAAGATGCTAGAGATCAAGAAAACATAGATAGTATTATGATTAATTTAGATGGTACTAAAAATAAATCTAATTTAGGAGCTAATTCTATTTTAGCAGTATCTTTGGCAACAGCCAAAGCAGCTGCAGCAGCTAAAGGTATGCCTTTATACCAACATATTGCAGATATTAACGGAACATCTGGAATATTTTCTATGCCTCTTCCTATGGTTAACATAATTAATGGAGGAAAACATGCTAATAATAATTTAGACATCCAAGAATTTATGATACAACCAATTAGAGCTAAAAATATAAAGGAAGCTATTCGTATATCATCTGAAATATTCCATATATTAGCGAAAATATTAAAAGAAAAAGGTATGAATACAGCTGTTGGAGATGAAGGAGGATATGCTCCAGAATTATCTTCCAATGAATCAGCATTAAAAATAATTAAAGAAGCTGTTGAAAAATCTGGATATATATTAGGCAAAGATATTACTTTAGCTATCGATTGTGCAGCATCGGAATTTTATAATTCTTATACCAAAAAATATAGATTAAAAAATGAAAAAAAACTTTTTAATTCCCACGAATTTACTAACTATTTATATAATTTATCCAAAAAATATCCAATTTCTTCAATTGAAGACGGACAAGATGAATCAGATTGGGAAGGTTTTTTTCATCAAACAAAAAAACTAGGTAATAAAATACAAATAGTAGGTGATGATTTATTTGTAACTAATACTGATATTTTATATCAAGGTATAAAAAAAGGTATAGCCAATTCTATTTTAATAAAATTAAATCAAATTGGGTCCCTTACAGAAACTCTTGCCGCAATAAAAATGGCAAAAAAAGCAAATTATACCGTAATTATTTCACATAGATCAGGAGAAACTGAAGATGCTTCTATTGCGGATTTAGCAGTAGGTACAGCATCTGGACAAATTAAAACAGGTTCTGTCAGTCGTTCCGAAAGAACAGCAAAATACAATCAACTAATTAGGATAGAAGAAACATTGGGAAATGAATTTGCACCATTTAATGGTATAAAAGAAATAAAAAATTATAAATTGATTTAA